In uncultured Bacteroides sp., one genomic interval encodes:
- a CDS encoding L-serine ammonia-lyase, whose product MKSIKELYRIGSGPSSSHTMGPKKAAELFLSRHPEAVSFNVTLYGSLAATGKGHFTDAAIISILEPHASVNIIWQPKIFLPFHPNGMTFEAFDKDGKELENWTVYSIGGGALSTEEGPIGGDNREIYGMNSMQEILDWCQISGKSYWEYVQECEDSDIWDYLAEVWTTMKASIKRGLEQEGVLPGPLNLRRKAATYFIRSSGYKQSLRSRGLVFAYALAVSEENASGGQIVTAPTCGSCGVVPAVLYLLQESREFSDARIHRALATAGLIGNIVKTNASISGAEVGCQGEVGVACAMASAAANQLFGGSPAQIEYAAEMGLEHHLGMTCDPVCGLVQIPCIERNAYAAARALDANLFSSYTDGIHRVSFDKVVQVMKQTGHDLPSLYKETGEGGLAKDYKQM is encoded by the coding sequence ATGAAATCAATTAAAGAATTATACAGAATAGGAAGCGGTCCTTCGAGCAGTCACACAATGGGACCAAAGAAAGCAGCCGAACTATTTCTGTCGCGCCATCCGGAAGCTGTGTCTTTCAATGTTACGCTCTATGGAAGTCTGGCAGCAACAGGCAAAGGTCACTTTACAGACGCAGCTATTATCAGCATACTCGAACCGCATGCTTCTGTAAATATCATCTGGCAACCTAAAATCTTCCTACCTTTCCATCCCAATGGAATGACTTTCGAAGCGTTCGATAAAGATGGAAAAGAATTGGAAAATTGGACGGTATATAGTATTGGCGGAGGCGCACTGTCTACTGAAGAAGGTCCGATTGGCGGAGATAACAGAGAAATATATGGCATGAACAGTATGCAGGAAATTCTAGACTGGTGTCAAATCAGTGGAAAAAGTTACTGGGAATATGTTCAGGAATGTGAAGATAGTGATATATGGGATTATCTGGCAGAAGTATGGACTACAATGAAGGCTAGCATTAAACGAGGTCTGGAACAGGAAGGCGTTTTGCCTGGTCCTTTAAACCTGAGAAGAAAAGCTGCCACTTATTTTATTCGTTCCAGCGGATATAAACAATCCTTAAGATCAAGAGGATTGGTCTTTGCTTATGCCTTAGCAGTCAGTGAAGAGAATGCTTCAGGAGGACAAATTGTTACTGCCCCTACATGTGGATCATGCGGCGTTGTTCCGGCAGTATTATATCTTTTACAAGAAAGTCGGGAGTTTAGTGATGCAAGAATTCATCGTGCACTGGCCACCGCTGGCTTAATAGGAAACATTGTTAAGACCAACGCCTCTATATCCGGGGCCGAAGTTGGATGCCAGGGTGAGGTCGGCGTAGCATGTGCAATGGCTTCGGCAGCAGCCAATCAGTTATTTGGAGGAAGTCCGGCGCAAATAGAATACGCTGCAGAAATGGGACTGGAACATCACCTCGGTATGACATGCGACCCAGTCTGCGGATTGGTTCAAATTCCATGCATAGAAAGAAATGCTTATGCAGCGGCACGTGCACTCGATGCTAATCTATTCTCTTCATACACAGATGGTATTCACAGAGTATCTTTCGACAAAGTGGTTCAGGTAATGAAACAAACCGGTCACGATTTACCTTCCCTATATAAAGAAACCGGAGAAGGAGGATTGGCTAAAGATTATAAACAGATGTAA
- a CDS encoding Smr/MutS family protein, producing the protein MIYPHNFEQKIGFDTIRELLKGKCLSTLGKERVDNMCFSDKFAEIEEQLCQTTEFVRIIQEEDGFPDQYFFDVRPSLKKIRIEGTYLDEQEVFDLRRSLETINDIVKFLNRDDDEEKGFPYPHLRTLAGDIIVFPQLIGKIDQILNKYGKIKDNASAELARIRRELSNTMGSISRSLNAILRSAQSEGYVDKDVAPTMRDGRLVIPVAPAMKRKIKGIVHDESASGKTVFIEPAVVVEANNRIRELEGEERREIIRILVEFSKLLRPSVPEILQSYEFLAEIDFIRAKAHFSIQINAIQPALEDKQLIDWTDAVHPLLQLSLAKHGKKVVPLELELNKKQRILIISGPNAGGKSVCLKTVGLLQYMLQSGMLIPLHERSHAGIFSNLFIDIGDEQSIEDDLSTYSSHLLNMKNMMKGCNERSLILIDEFGGGTEPQIGGAIAESVLKRFNEKETFGVITTHYQNLKHFAEDHEGVVNGAMLYDRHIMQALFQLQIGNPGSSFAVEIARKIGLPEEVIADASLIVGSEYINADKYLQDIVRDKRYWENKRQNIRQREKQMEETIARYQKEIEELNSSRKEIIKKAKEDAERLLTESNAKIENTIRTIKETQAEKEQTKLARKELSDFKESLEKAGSKEHEEKIARKMEKLLEKQGRKKDKKSSPEKIAHKEIKVEPLTPGCLVKIKGQTSVGELLEINGKNAVVAFGMIKTSIKLEKLERTNAQQPKKEQKSTFVSSQTQDEMYEKKLHFKQDIDVRGMRGDEALQAVTYFIDDAILIGMDKVRILHGTGTGILRQLIRQYLQTVSGVAHFQDEHVQFGGAGITVVDLA; encoded by the coding sequence ATGATATATCCCCATAACTTTGAACAGAAGATAGGATTCGACACCATTCGCGAATTACTGAAAGGAAAATGTCTTAGCACACTTGGTAAAGAGCGTGTAGATAACATGTGCTTTTCCGATAAGTTTGCCGAGATTGAAGAACAATTATGCCAGACAACTGAGTTTGTTCGCATCATTCAGGAAGAGGACGGATTCCCGGATCAGTACTTCTTTGATGTGCGACCTTCGCTAAAGAAGATTCGCATTGAAGGCACTTACCTGGACGAACAGGAAGTGTTCGATCTTCGCCGTTCACTGGAAACCATTAATGATATTGTTAAATTTCTGAATCGTGATGATGATGAGGAAAAGGGATTCCCCTACCCTCATTTGAGAACTCTTGCCGGAGACATTATTGTGTTTCCTCAACTTATTGGCAAGATTGATCAGATTCTGAACAAATATGGAAAGATTAAAGACAATGCTTCGGCCGAACTGGCGCGTATCCGGAGGGAATTAAGCAATACGATGGGGAGCATTTCCCGTAGTTTGAATGCTATCCTCCGCTCAGCACAAAGTGAAGGATATGTGGACAAGGATGTAGCACCAACCATGCGCGACGGACGATTGGTGATTCCTGTTGCTCCGGCTATGAAGCGTAAAATCAAAGGTATTGTACACGATGAATCGGCCAGTGGAAAGACTGTATTTATTGAACCTGCCGTAGTTGTGGAGGCAAACAACCGAATCCGTGAGCTGGAAGGTGAAGAACGAAGGGAAATTATCCGAATCCTGGTTGAATTCTCCAAATTGCTACGTCCTTCCGTTCCTGAAATTCTGCAAAGTTACGAGTTCCTTGCTGAGATTGATTTTATTCGTGCCAAGGCTCATTTCAGCATACAAATCAATGCCATCCAACCAGCTTTGGAAGACAAGCAACTTATTGACTGGACTGATGCGGTTCATCCGTTATTGCAGTTATCTTTAGCGAAGCACGGCAAAAAAGTTGTGCCACTGGAGCTGGAACTAAACAAGAAACAACGCATACTTATTATCTCAGGCCCTAACGCGGGTGGTAAATCCGTATGTCTTAAAACTGTAGGTTTACTGCAATACATGCTGCAAAGTGGTATGCTTATTCCACTCCACGAGCGAAGTCATGCCGGAATATTCAGCAACTTGTTTATTGATATTGGCGACGAACAGTCTATCGAGGACGATTTAAGTACATATAGTTCGCATCTGCTCAACATGAAAAACATGATGAAGGGATGCAACGAACGAAGTCTTATTCTTATCGATGAGTTTGGAGGCGGTACGGAGCCACAAATTGGTGGTGCCATTGCTGAATCCGTGCTGAAACGTTTCAATGAAAAAGAGACTTTCGGGGTTATTACTACTCACTATCAGAACCTGAAGCATTTTGCTGAGGATCATGAAGGGGTTGTAAACGGAGCCATGCTTTACGACCGACACATAATGCAGGCACTTTTCCAACTCCAGATTGGTAATCCGGGCAGTTCTTTCGCTGTAGAAATTGCTCGTAAGATTGGACTTCCGGAAGAGGTCATCGCAGATGCTTCACTAATTGTGGGAAGCGAGTACATCAATGCAGATAAATATCTGCAGGACATTGTACGCGATAAGCGATACTGGGAAAATAAACGTCAGAATATCCGCCAGCGTGAAAAGCAGATGGAGGAAACCATTGCCCGCTATCAAAAGGAAATTGAGGAACTAAACAGTTCACGCAAAGAAATCATTAAGAAGGCGAAAGAAGATGCCGAGCGATTGCTGACAGAATCGAATGCAAAGATTGAAAATACGATTCGTACAATCAAAGAAACACAGGCTGAAAAGGAGCAAACCAAGCTGGCACGTAAAGAGCTGAGCGACTTTAAGGAGTCTTTAGAAAAGGCAGGTTCTAAAGAACATGAGGAAAAGATTGCCCGTAAAATGGAAAAGTTGCTTGAAAAACAGGGCCGTAAAAAGGACAAGAAAAGTTCGCCAGAAAAGATTGCTCATAAAGAAATTAAAGTTGAGCCATTAACCCCGGGCTGCCTTGTAAAGATCAAAGGTCAGACATCCGTAGGTGAATTGCTTGAGATTAACGGCAAAAATGCAGTTGTTGCCTTTGGTATGATCAAAACATCCATTAAACTTGAGAAACTAGAGCGTACAAATGCTCAGCAACCCAAAAAAGAGCAGAAAAGTACGTTTGTGAGTTCGCAAACTCAGGATGAGATGTATGAAAAGAAGCTGCACTTCAAACAAGACATCGACGTTCGTGGTATGCGTGGCGATGAGGCTCTACAGGCCGTAACCTATTTCATTGACGATGCTATCCTGATAGGCATGGACAAAGTGCGCATTCTTCACGGAACGGGAACCGGCATTCTGCGCCAGCTTATCCGGCAATATCTGCAAACTGTTAGTGGCGTTGCTCATTTCCAGGACGAACATGTACAGTTTGGCGGAGCAGGAATTACAGTTGTCGATTTAGCATAA
- the corA gene encoding magnesium/cobalt transporter CorA, producing MKNNLLSEKLTYMGVSNTPTHLHLCTYNETEMHEFSANKFSEIRGEIKDNAINWLQIHGLQDIETIREIGNYFGINFLIIQDILNPHHPTKIEEYESHMVLVLKLFHLGKNNQLLKQQLCIIQGKNFVLSFFEDENSFFNDVATAVKGNILKIRNKESDYLLSVLLNDVMANYRNVISTVEDSLEEMESRMLTITTASDIGIKIQESRRQYLRIKRAVLPLKDQFSKLILSDSKLLHKTNRIFFSDVNDHLQFVLQTIEICRETISSLVDLYISNNDLRMNDIMKRLTVVSTIFIPLTFLVGVWGMNFKIMPELDWKYGYLAAWIIMFVVGVIAYLFLKKKKWY from the coding sequence ATGAAGAATAATCTGCTTAGTGAAAAATTAACCTATATGGGGGTGAGTAATACTCCCACTCATTTGCATCTTTGTACCTATAACGAAACAGAAATGCATGAATTTTCAGCAAATAAATTCAGCGAAATAAGAGGTGAGATTAAGGATAATGCTATTAACTGGTTGCAAATTCACGGACTTCAGGATATTGAAACAATTCGTGAGATAGGGAACTATTTTGGAATTAACTTTCTTATTATTCAGGATATTCTAAATCCTCATCATCCTACAAAGATTGAAGAATATGAATCGCATATGGTTCTGGTTCTTAAACTATTTCATCTGGGAAAAAATAATCAGTTACTAAAACAACAGCTTTGCATCATTCAAGGCAAGAACTTTGTTCTTTCGTTCTTTGAGGACGAAAACTCTTTCTTTAATGATGTAGCAACAGCTGTTAAAGGTAATATTCTTAAAATAAGAAACAAAGAAAGCGACTATCTTTTAAGTGTTTTGCTAAATGATGTAATGGCAAACTACCGTAACGTAATATCTACTGTAGAAGACTCACTTGAAGAAATGGAATCGCGCATGCTTACTATCACCACAGCCAGTGATATCGGTATCAAGATTCAGGAAAGCCGTCGGCAATATTTACGAATAAAGCGAGCTGTATTGCCATTAAAAGATCAATTCAGCAAACTGATTCTCAGTGACAGCAAATTACTTCACAAAACAAACAGAATATTCTTCAGTGATGTAAACGATCATTTGCAATTTGTACTTCAAACGATAGAGATCTGCCGTGAAACCATCTCTTCTTTAGTAGATCTTTATATTTCCAATAACGATTTACGAATGAATGATATAATGAAACGGCTCACAGTTGTTTCCACTATCTTTATCCCATTGACCTTTCTTGTAGGTGTATGGGGAATGAACTTTAAAATAATGCCGGAGCTTGACTGGAAATATGGCTATCTGGCTGCATGGATCATCATGTTTGTAGTAGGCGTCATTGCCTATTTGTTCCTAAAAAAGAAAAAATGGTATTAG
- a CDS encoding polysaccharide biosynthesis tyrosine autokinase yields MSEEFSKIGVENQSEEINIQEIFFKYLSYWKWFIISLIVCLGLAFIYLRYATPVYNFSAAVIIKDDKKGGSGTSELSVFEGMGLMSGSNNIDNEIEVLKSKVIMTSVVNALGLHTSYRVKKSIASFELYKNSPIEIKMDSLALDSLSGGILLNLTINPNRSLNVEGLVKGEEVKTTLYSLPALLRTSVGDLTVSYNPNSSSFVNKTIEVSINRPISVAGAYLEKLSVVPASKTTSVIRFSLSETNRKRGEDFLTKLVEVYNHDAMEDKNKVALNTKLFIDDRIAIIDKELGSAEKTVEDYKRSQKMTDLKTDAELSLKTGNEYEQKLAEVETQLNLVDYLQKHVSNKANRYSLVPSNVGLEDPTLVATINEYNKTLLERDRLLRTASENNPTVSSLNGKLDALRGNVTAAIASVHHGFVIAEKNINRQTSLFNSQIENAPTKERVYTELSRQQLIKANLFEMLLQKREENNLSLAATANSAKIIDKPFAPNAPVSPKRPIIYLVALLLGFVIPIGIIYIRELFQDTIRSRADVDKLSKLPLLSEIPNYDGEGNVAVGENDNSSIAEAFRVLRTNLLFILGKNKKVILFTSTQGGEGKSFVSLNAAISLALLNKKVLIVGLDIRKPRMVEYLNLSAKDGITNYLSGFEEDLDSLIVPSGIHPNLFALPAGPVPPNPSEQLIKETLDRAFDKFRKEYDYIIVDSAPIALVTDTLIINRVIDATAYVCRVNYSNKMNLKFANDTMEQKKMTNMFLIVNGIITGKRGYGYGYGYGYGYGYGDDNEKKQKKSRKERKHDREDANS; encoded by the coding sequence ATGTCTGAAGAATTTAGTAAAATAGGTGTTGAAAATCAATCTGAAGAAATTAATATTCAGGAAATATTTTTCAAATACCTATCATATTGGAAATGGTTCATAATATCTTTGATCGTTTGTTTAGGACTTGCTTTCATCTATTTAAGATATGCAACTCCGGTTTATAATTTTTCTGCTGCTGTAATCATCAAAGATGATAAAAAAGGTGGTAGTGGAACGAGTGAGCTATCTGTCTTTGAAGGAATGGGATTAATGAGTGGCTCAAATAATATTGATAATGAAATCGAAGTTCTCAAATCAAAGGTGATAATGACATCTGTAGTGAATGCTTTGGGATTGCATACATCTTATAGAGTAAAAAAATCTATTGCTTCTTTTGAACTTTATAAAAATAGTCCTATAGAAATTAAAATGGATTCTCTGGCATTAGATTCTTTGTCTGGAGGTATTTTGCTTAATTTAACGATAAATCCTAACAGAAGCCTGAATGTTGAAGGTCTCGTAAAAGGTGAAGAGGTTAAAACAACTCTATATTCTCTTCCTGCGTTGTTAAGAACATCAGTTGGTGATTTAACAGTTTCTTATAATCCAAACTCTTCATCTTTTGTTAATAAAACAATTGAAGTGTCAATAAACAGACCAATTAGTGTTGCTGGTGCTTATTTAGAAAAACTATCTGTTGTTCCTGCTTCTAAAACAACGTCAGTAATTAGATTTTCGTTATCTGAAACCAATCGTAAACGTGGTGAGGACTTCCTGACAAAATTAGTTGAGGTATACAATCATGACGCTATGGAGGATAAAAATAAAGTTGCGTTGAACACTAAGCTATTTATTGATGATCGTATTGCGATTATTGATAAGGAACTTGGTTCTGCTGAGAAAACGGTGGAAGATTATAAGCGTAGCCAAAAAATGACAGACTTAAAAACTGATGCTGAACTGTCTTTAAAGACAGGTAATGAATACGAACAAAAACTAGCGGAAGTAGAAACACAACTTAACTTAGTAGATTATTTGCAGAAACATGTAAGTAATAAAGCTAATAGATATTCGCTGGTTCCAAGTAATGTGGGTCTTGAAGATCCAACTTTGGTTGCGACAATCAATGAATATAATAAAACACTATTGGAACGTGATAGGTTATTGCGTACAGCTTCAGAGAATAATCCAACAGTTTCAAGCCTGAATGGGAAACTTGATGCCCTGAGAGGGAACGTTACGGCTGCTATCGCAAGTGTTCATCATGGGTTCGTTATTGCGGAAAAGAATATTAACCGTCAAACGAGCTTGTTTAACAGTCAAATAGAGAATGCTCCTACTAAGGAACGAGTATATACAGAACTTTCTCGTCAACAATTAATCAAGGCAAATTTGTTTGAAATGTTGCTTCAAAAACGCGAAGAAAATAATCTTTCTTTGGCCGCTACAGCTAATAGCGCTAAGATAATTGATAAGCCTTTTGCCCCAAATGCCCCTGTTTCTCCTAAGCGTCCTATTATTTATTTAGTTGCATTACTTCTTGGTTTTGTTATTCCTATAGGAATTATTTATATTAGAGAATTATTTCAAGATACAATTCGTTCACGTGCTGATGTGGATAAACTATCTAAACTGCCATTATTGTCCGAAATTCCAAATTATGATGGTGAAGGTAATGTTGCAGTTGGAGAGAATGATAATAGTTCTATTGCAGAAGCATTTCGTGTGCTCCGTACAAACCTTTTGTTCATTTTGGGTAAAAATAAAAAAGTTATTTTATTTACTTCCACTCAGGGGGGAGAAGGAAAGAGCTTTGTAAGTTTGAATGCAGCTATTAGTTTAGCTCTATTAAATAAAAAAGTACTGATTGTTGGTTTGGATATTAGAAAACCTCGTATGGTTGAATATCTCAATTTAAGTGCTAAGGATGGTATTACTAACTATTTATCAGGCTTTGAAGAAGACTTGGATAGCTTGATTGTTCCTTCAGGAATTCATCCAAATCTTTTCGCATTGCCTGCTGGTCCAGTTCCTCCTAACCCTTCGGAGCAATTGATTAAAGAAACCTTGGATAGGGCTTTTGATAAGTTCCGTAAGGAGTATGATTATATTATTGTTGATTCTGCTCCTATAGCTCTTGTAACGGATACCTTGATCATTAATCGTGTAATTGATGCTACAGCATATGTTTGTCGCGTTAATTATTCAAATAAAATGAATCTTAAGTTTGCAAATGATACTATGGAGCAGAAAAAAATGACGAATATGTTTCTTATAGTTAATGGAATTATAACTGGCAAAAGAGGTTATGGATATGGATATGGTTATGGATACGGTTATGGCTATGGAGATGATAATGAAAAGAAACAAAAGAAATCACGTAAGGAAAGAAAACACGATAGAGAAGATGCAAATTCGTAA
- the pflA gene encoding pyruvate formate-lyase-activating protein, protein MINVHSYESMGTFDGPGLRLVVFLQGCNFRCKYCANPDTITLKGGKPTEIEEIVRMALSQKAFFGKKGGITFSGGEPTLQAKELIPLFRRLREEGIHICLDSNGGNMNDDVKELLSLTDLVLLDIKEFNPDHHMILTERSNAQTLGTAAYLEEIKKPMWLRYVLVPGYSDFEEDIIAMCEHFKSYSIIQRIEILPYHTLGKHKYEALKKPYLLEEVKENTPTQLEHARELFSRYFPEVYVN, encoded by the coding sequence ATGATCAACGTTCATTCATATGAATCAATGGGAACCTTCGATGGTCCCGGCCTGAGACTGGTAGTATTCCTGCAAGGATGCAACTTTCGCTGTAAGTACTGTGCCAACCCTGATACTATTACTCTGAAAGGCGGCAAGCCAACAGAGATTGAAGAGATTGTGCGCATGGCTCTCAGTCAGAAGGCTTTCTTCGGAAAGAAAGGTGGCATTACCTTTAGCGGAGGCGAACCTACTCTTCAGGCTAAGGAACTGATTCCTTTGTTTCGCAGATTGCGCGAGGAAGGAATTCACATCTGCCTGGATTCTAACGGAGGAAATATGAATGACGATGTGAAAGAACTTCTTTCACTAACGGATCTGGTTCTTTTGGATATAAAAGAATTCAATCCCGATCATCACATGATACTTACAGAACGCAGCAATGCCCAGACTTTGGGCACTGCTGCTTATCTGGAAGAAATAAAGAAACCCATGTGGCTTCGCTATGTATTGGTTCCCGGATACAGCGATTTCGAGGAAGATATTATTGCCATGTGCGAACACTTCAAATCTTATTCCATAATTCAGCGCATTGAAATACTTCCTTATCACACGCTGGGTAAGCATAAATATGAAGCTTTAAAGAAGCCTTACCTACTGGAAGAGGTAAAAGAAAACACTCCTACCCAACTGGAGCATGCACGGGAACTCTTCTCCCGTTATTTCCCCGAAGTTTATGTAAATTGA
- the pflB gene encoding formate C-acetyltransferase, translating into MELNKTFKDGVWSKEINVRDFVLTNITPYDGDASFLAGATERTKKIWNLCLAAIAEERANNGVRSIDNKTVSTISSHKAGYIDKENELIVGLQTDELLKRAIKPFGGINVVAKSCKENGLEVDEKVKDIFTHYRKTHNEGVFDVYTDEIRSFRSLGFLTGLPDNYARGRVIGDYRRLALYGLDRLIEAKNEDLHNLTGPMTEARIRTREEVKEQIKALNEMKVMGEYYGLDLSRPAYTAQEAVQWVYMAYLAAVKEQDGAAMSLGNVSSFLDIYIDYELSQGTIDESFAQELIDQFVIKLRMVRHLRMGSYNDIFAGDPTWVTESLGGRFNDGRHKVTKTSFRFLQTLYNLGASPEPNLTVLWSPELPEGFKDFCAKVSIDTSSIQYENDDLMRSIRHSDDYGIACCVSFQDIGRQIQFFGARTNLAKALLLAINGGRCENTGTLMVKGIPALKSDVLDFDEVMANYKIVLKEVARVYNDAMNIIHYMHDKYYYEKAQMAFIDTNPRINLAYGAAGLSIAADSLSAIKFAKVTARRNELGLTEGFDIDGEFPCYGNDDDKVDTLAVDLTHYFSEELSKLPIYKNARPTLSILTITSNVMYGKKTGATPDGRKKGVAFAPGANPMHGRDQKGAIASLTSVAKINYDDAQDGVSNTFSIVPKSLGVTAEDRVENLVSMMDGYFSKGAHHLNVNVLNREMLEDAMEHPENYPQLTIRVSGYAVNFVSLSREHQLEVISRSFHSKM; encoded by the coding sequence ATGGAATTGAATAAAACCTTTAAAGACGGTGTTTGGAGCAAAGAAATCAATGTAAGAGATTTCGTTCTTACTAATATCACTCCTTATGATGGAGATGCTTCCTTCCTCGCAGGTGCTACAGAACGTACTAAAAAAATCTGGAATTTATGTCTTGCTGCTATTGCAGAAGAAAGAGCAAACAACGGAGTTCGCTCTATAGATAATAAAACTGTATCAACAATTTCTTCACATAAAGCTGGTTATATTGATAAGGAAAACGAACTTATCGTTGGCTTGCAAACCGATGAACTTCTAAAAAGAGCTATCAAACCTTTCGGAGGTATTAACGTTGTTGCTAAATCATGCAAAGAAAATGGTCTTGAAGTAGACGAAAAGGTAAAAGATATCTTTACTCATTACCGTAAAACTCACAACGAAGGTGTTTTTGATGTATATACAGACGAAATTCGCTCGTTCCGTTCTCTTGGTTTCTTAACTGGTTTACCTGATAATTATGCTCGTGGTCGTGTAATTGGTGATTACCGCCGATTGGCTCTTTATGGTCTTGACAGATTGATCGAAGCTAAAAATGAAGATCTTCACAATCTTACCGGTCCAATGACTGAAGCGCGCATCAGAACACGTGAAGAGGTTAAGGAACAGATTAAGGCTTTGAACGAAATGAAAGTGATGGGCGAATATTACGGATTGGATCTTTCTCGTCCTGCATATACTGCTCAGGAAGCTGTTCAATGGGTATACATGGCTTATCTTGCTGCTGTTAAGGAACAAGATGGTGCTGCTATGTCTCTTGGAAATGTTTCTTCTTTCCTTGATATCTACATTGATTACGAATTAAGTCAGGGAACAATTGATGAATCTTTTGCTCAGGAATTGATTGACCAATTCGTTATTAAGTTACGTATGGTTCGCCACTTGAGAATGGGTTCTTACAATGATATCTTTGCCGGCGACCCAACATGGGTAACCGAATCTCTTGGTGGTCGTTTTAACGATGGCCGTCATAAAGTAACAAAGACTTCTTTCCGTTTCTTGCAAACTCTATATAACTTAGGTGCTTCTCCAGAACCAAACTTAACTGTTCTTTGGTCGCCTGAACTGCCTGAAGGATTCAAAGATTTCTGTGCTAAGGTTTCTATTGATACTTCTTCTATCCAGTATGAAAACGATGACTTAATGCGTTCTATCCGTCACAGTGACGATTACGGAATTGCTTGTTGCGTTTCTTTCCAGGATATAGGTAGACAGATTCAGTTCTTTGGTGCACGTACCAACCTGGCTAAAGCATTATTGCTTGCTATCAACGGCGGACGATGCGAAAACACTGGAACATTAATGGTTAAGGGTATTCCAGCTTTGAAGAGCGATGTGCTCGACTTTGATGAGGTAATGGCTAACTATAAGATTGTACTGAAAGAAGTTGCTCGTGTTTATAATGACGCGATGAACATTATTCACTACATGCACGATAAGTATTACTACGAAAAAGCTCAGATGGCGTTTATTGATACTAATCCTCGTATTAATCTTGCTTACGGTGCTGCCGGATTATCTATTGCTGCCGATTCTCTTTCTGCAATTAAATTTGCAAAGGTTACTGCTCGTCGTAATGAGCTTGGCCTGACTGAAGGATTTGACATTGACGGAGAATTCCCATGCTATGGTAATGATGATGATAAAGTAGATACTTTAGCTGTAGACCTGACTCACTATTTCAGTGAAGAACTTAGCAAGCTTCCTATCTACAAGAATGCACGCCCTACTCTTTCAATCCTTACAATTACTTCAAACGTAATGTATGGTAAGAAAACTGGTGCTACTCCTGACGGACGTAAAAAAGGTGTAGCTTTTGCTCCAGGTGCAAATCCAATGCACGGACGTGATCAGAAGGGTGCTATTGCTTCTCTTACCTCTGTAGCTAAAATCAATTATGATGATGCTCAGGACGGTGTTAGTAACACATTCTCAATCGTTCCTAAATCTCTTGGTGTAACAGCTGAAGATCGTGTTGAGAACCTTGTATCAATGATGGATGGTTACTTTAGCAAAGGTGCTCACCACTTGAATGTGAATGTATTGAACCGCGAAATGCTGGAAGATGCAATGGAGCATCCTGAAAACTATCCACAGCTTACAATTCGTGTATCTGGTTATGCTGTAAACTTTGTCAGCCTGAGCCGTGAACACCAGTTGGAAGTTATTTCAAGAAGTTTCCACTCAAAGATGTGA
- a CDS encoding polysaccharide biosynthesis/export family protein produces the protein MQTYLVDNNGNVNFPVLGSIKLSGLTKTGAEDLLKRKLKEYLKEDPIVMVRLANYKISVIGEVTRPNTYTVENEKINIFETLALAEDFTVYGKRENVKIIRELEDGQKQIAVLSLNDKNIIFSPYFYLQQNDVVYIQPNKAKAQGPDICSMTSILISTTSILVSLAGLIVTILK, from the coding sequence ATGCAGACTTATTTGGTTGATAATAATGGAAATGTAAACTTTCCAGTTCTTGGATCAATTAAATTGAGTGGATTGACCAAAACGGGGGCAGAAGATTTACTAAAAAGAAAACTTAAAGAATATCTTAAAGAAGATCCAATTGTAATGGTTCGTCTGGCCAATTATAAGATTTCGGTTATAGGTGAAGTTACAAGACCTAATACTTACACTGTAGAAAATGAAAAGATTAATATCTTTGAAACTTTAGCTTTAGCTGAAGATTTTACTGTATATGGTAAAAGAGAGAACGTTAAGATTATCCGTGAATTGGAAGATGGTCAAAAACAAATAGCAGTACTTAGTTTGAATGATAAGAATATTATTTTTTCTCCTTATTTCTATTTGCAACAAAACGATGTTGTATATATTCAACCAAATAAGGCGAAGGCTCAAGGTCCGGATATTTGTTCTATGACAAGTATATTAATATCTACCACTTCTATACTTGTTTCATTGGCAGGTTTGATAGTTACTATCCTTAAATAA